In Streptomyces sp. P9-A4, a single window of DNA contains:
- a CDS encoding DUF5997 family protein: MTSHQNTQTMKPATAAKKLGVYLEATPAEFQEGVVSRTELTELQANPPAWLQELRKNGPHPRPVVAQRLGISIAGLARGGITEPLTTEQIDELRQELPEWLQKERATQAEVRKETVRIKERDAERAARSEQGA, from the coding sequence ATGACGTCGCACCAGAACACCCAGACGATGAAGCCCGCCACCGCGGCGAAGAAGCTGGGTGTGTACCTCGAGGCCACCCCCGCAGAGTTCCAGGAGGGTGTCGTCTCGCGCACCGAGCTGACCGAGCTCCAGGCGAACCCGCCCGCCTGGCTCCAGGAGCTCAGGAAGAACGGTCCGCACCCCCGCCCGGTGGTCGCGCAGCGACTCGGCATCTCCATCGCCGGTCTGGCGCGCGGCGGCATCACCGAGCCGCTCACCACCGAGCAGATCGACGAGCTGCGCCAGGAGCTGCCCGAGTGGCTCCAGAAGGAGCGCGCCACCCAGGCGGAGGTCCGCAAGGAGACCGTCCGCATCAAGGAGCGTGACGCGGAGCGCGCGGCGCGGAGCGAGCAGGGCGCCTGA
- a CDS encoding universal stress protein: MSDTSTAPEPPVVVGVDGSEHSLRALEWALSSAEHLGSPLVVAHVRSDALQLGAARIASLGPAPELPDTVLDAVRTVVEERGHRAPVRYESLDGTVNDALPAAARGARLLVTGSRGHGGVASLLLGSTSRTLAATAPCPLVVVPHEARAASLDGGAEAGRVLLGLHVEETPDEVVAFAFEAAHHRGVPLEAVTAFRFPPQPGALVVAPSPALQVPPPPAFADDTEELVGEAEREQSERLRPFAQRWPGVELVPTVVPGDAAGRLVEGSRDAALLVVGRHHRHHLGSLLIGSVAHAVLHEAHCPVAVVPPPPAG, from the coding sequence ATGAGTGACACGAGCACCGCGCCCGAGCCGCCGGTCGTCGTCGGCGTGGACGGGTCAGAGCACAGCCTCCGCGCCCTCGAATGGGCCCTGAGCTCCGCCGAGCACCTGGGATCACCGCTGGTCGTGGCCCATGTCCGCTCCGACGCCCTCCAGCTCGGCGCCGCCCGCATCGCCTCCCTGGGCCCGGCCCCCGAGCTGCCCGACACGGTGCTGGACGCCGTGCGGACCGTCGTCGAGGAGCGCGGGCACCGCGCACCCGTCCGGTACGAGTCCCTGGACGGGACCGTGAACGACGCCCTGCCCGCGGCGGCGCGAGGCGCCCGGCTCCTGGTGACCGGATCCCGTGGACACGGGGGCGTCGCCTCCCTGCTCCTGGGTTCGACCAGCCGTACGCTCGCCGCGACCGCGCCGTGCCCGCTCGTGGTCGTCCCGCACGAGGCACGGGCGGCCTCCCTGGACGGTGGGGCGGAGGCCGGCCGGGTCCTGCTCGGCCTGCACGTGGAGGAGACGCCGGACGAGGTAGTGGCCTTCGCGTTCGAGGCGGCGCACCACCGGGGCGTACCGCTGGAGGCCGTGACCGCCTTCCGGTTCCCTCCGCAGCCGGGCGCGCTCGTCGTCGCCCCCTCCCCCGCCCTCCAGGTCCCGCCGCCGCCGGCCTTCGCGGACGACACGGAGGAGCTCGTAGGGGAGGCGGAGCGGGAGCAGTCCGAACGGCTGCGCCCCTTCGCCCAGCGCTGGCCCGGGGTCGAGCTGGTCCCGACGGTGGTCCCCGGCGACGCGGCGGGCCGCCTGGTGGAGGGCTCGCGCGACGCGGCCCTCCTGGTCGTGGGCCGCCACCACCGCCACCACCTGGGCTCCCTGCTCATCGGCTCGGTGGCCCACGCGGTCCTCCACGAGGCCCACTGCCCGGTGGCGGTGGTACCACCGCCACCGGCGGGCTGA
- a CDS encoding formylglycine-generating enzyme family protein: protein MRTQGGDAMIEVPGGRVTLSDRRTERSWTVDLAPYGLSAVPVTRELYEQVTGDRPGTARGDRLPVEGVSWHDAVRFCNALSAREGLRPAYGVPTDPDDAYGPAWDRTAEGYRLPTEAEWEHACRAGTTEPRYGPLDEIAWHRGNSGERLHEVAGLRPNAWGLHDMLGNVWEWCWDVYDAEVYGSYRVLRGGGWFDPHWSCRASVRRRSHPTLTLDDVGFRLARRR from the coding sequence ATGAGGACACAGGGGGGCGACGCCATGATCGAGGTGCCCGGGGGCCGGGTCACGCTGTCGGACCGGCGCACGGAGCGGAGCTGGACGGTCGACCTCGCCCCGTACGGCCTGAGCGCCGTCCCGGTCACCCGGGAGCTGTACGAGCAGGTCACGGGCGACCGCCCCGGCACCGCCCGCGGCGACCGGCTGCCGGTGGAGGGCGTGTCCTGGCACGACGCGGTCCGCTTCTGCAACGCCCTCTCGGCCAGGGAGGGACTCAGGCCCGCATACGGGGTCCCCACCGACCCCGATGACGCGTACGGGCCCGCCTGGGACCGGACCGCCGAGGGCTATCGCCTCCCCACCGAGGCCGAATGGGAGCATGCCTGCCGCGCCGGCACCACCGAGCCCCGCTACGGCCCGCTCGACGAGATCGCCTGGCACCGGGGGAACTCCGGCGAACGCCTCCACGAGGTGGCCGGACTGCGCCCCAACGCCTGGGGCCTCCACGACATGCTGGGCAACGTCTGGGAATGGTGCTGGGACGTGTACGACGCCGAGGTCTACGGCTCGTACCGCGTCCTGCGCGGCGGCGGCTGGTTCGACCCCCACTGGAGCTGCCGCGCCTCGGTCCGCCGCCGCAGCCACCCCACCCTCACCCTGGACGACGTGGGCTTCCGCCTGGCCCGCAGGCGCTGA
- a CDS encoding VOC family protein, with the protein MAARPEGTPVWTDAMFTDVEGAKTFYGDVLGWTFGESSSEFGNYTQAYKNGKAVAAVVPPMPGQDGEPQSAWCLYFASPDAAATAEKIRGAGGTVLMEPMQVGDFGSMCLARDPSGVTFGIWQAGQHEGFELEGKTGSYAWADVFTREPAKADKFFTEVFGYGSKKMQDEHMDYRVFDLGGPQPVLGRMVMSAEDFPAEVPPYIQLYFGVDNCDKAVEAAERLGGRKVFGPMDSPFGRFAAILDPQGAPFAVIDMKTTVGEMPEMV; encoded by the coding sequence ATGGCCGCACGACCTGAAGGCACGCCGGTCTGGACCGACGCGATGTTCACCGACGTCGAGGGCGCCAAGACGTTCTACGGCGACGTGCTCGGCTGGACCTTCGGCGAGTCCTCGTCGGAATTCGGCAACTACACGCAGGCGTACAAGAACGGCAAGGCGGTCGCGGCCGTCGTGCCCCCGATGCCGGGCCAGGACGGGGAGCCGCAGTCGGCCTGGTGTCTGTACTTCGCCTCCCCGGACGCCGCCGCGACGGCGGAGAAGATCCGCGGCGCGGGCGGCACGGTCCTGATGGAGCCGATGCAGGTCGGCGACTTCGGCTCGATGTGCCTCGCCCGGGATCCGTCGGGCGTGACGTTCGGCATCTGGCAGGCGGGGCAGCACGAGGGCTTCGAGCTGGAGGGCAAGACCGGCTCGTACGCCTGGGCGGACGTCTTCACCCGGGAGCCCGCGAAGGCGGACAAGTTCTTCACCGAGGTCTTCGGCTACGGCTCGAAGAAGATGCAGGACGAGCACATGGACTACCGGGTCTTCGACCTCGGCGGCCCGCAGCCGGTGCTCGGCCGGATGGTGATGTCGGCGGAGGACTTCCCGGCGGAGGTCCCGCCCTACATCCAGCTGTACTTCGGCGTCGACAACTGCGACAAGGCCGTCGAGGCAGCCGAACGGCTCGGCGGGCGCAAGGTGTTCGGTCCGATGGACAGCCCCTTCGGCCGGTTCGCGGCGATCCTGGACCCGCAGGGTGCCCCCTTCGCGGTGATCGACATGAAGACCACCGTCGGGGAGATGCCCGAGATGGTGTGA
- a CDS encoding ABC transporter ATP-binding protein, which produces MLELDTVTAGYDRRAPVFRGASLTVAPGESVGLLGPSGCGKSTLARVAALLHRPEAGRLVLDGVEVTAWRHRAPRELRTAVGVVFQQPRTAADPRLTLADLVVEPLRATGRRAEAAARLAELAPAVGLTPDLLVRRPHEVSDGQLQRACLGRALALRPRWLICDEMTAMLDASTTAALVAAVGTYRTETGAGLLAAGHDRVLLNRWCDRTVEWKDCLPTAS; this is translated from the coding sequence GTGCTTGAACTCGACACCGTCACCGCCGGATACGACCGCCGCGCCCCCGTCTTCCGGGGCGCCTCCCTCACCGTCGCCCCCGGCGAATCCGTCGGACTCCTCGGCCCCAGCGGCTGCGGCAAGTCCACCCTCGCCCGCGTCGCCGCCCTCCTCCACCGCCCCGAGGCCGGCCGTCTCGTCCTCGACGGCGTCGAGGTCACGGCCTGGCGCCACCGCGCCCCGCGTGAACTGCGCACCGCCGTCGGCGTCGTCTTCCAGCAGCCCCGCACCGCCGCCGACCCCCGGCTCACCCTCGCCGACCTCGTCGTCGAACCCCTCCGCGCCACCGGCCGCCGCGCCGAGGCCGCCGCCCGCCTCGCCGAACTCGCCCCCGCCGTCGGCCTCACCCCCGACCTGCTCGTCCGCCGCCCCCACGAGGTCAGCGACGGCCAGTTGCAACGCGCCTGCCTGGGCCGCGCCCTGGCCCTGCGCCCCCGCTGGCTGATCTGCGACGAGATGACCGCCATGCTCGACGCCTCCACCACGGCCGCCCTGGTCGCCGCCGTCGGGACCTACCGCACCGAGACCGGCGCGGGCCTCCTCGCCGCCGGCCACGACAGGGTCCTGCTGAACCGCTGGTGCGACCGCACGGTGGAGTGGAAGGACTGCCTGCCCACCGCCTCCTGA
- a CDS encoding ABC transporter ATP-binding protein, producing MRALDAVTAERAEGAVLSVRDLSVRFRLRGGRSVAAVSGAGFDLGAGECLALVGESGCGKSVLASALLGLLPGNAEASGTALLAGPAGEDGVDLLAADEKTLARTVRGRRVGLVPQSPAAHLTPVRTVRSQLEETVRALTRTARRARRKAAEEAAERAAFPAGHLDRYPHELSGGLAQRAATALALIGGAPLLLADEPTTGLDRDLVDRTVDELRRHADDGRALLLITHDLAAAARIADRVAVMYAGRIVEIAPARRFFGPTGPRHPYARGLLDALPDRAFTPIPGMPPELSALPGGCAFAPRCPLATELCADRPAFTTGVACHHPEHPRA from the coding sequence CTGCGCGCGCTCGACGCCGTCACGGCCGAGCGGGCCGAGGGGGCCGTGCTCAGCGTGCGTGACCTGAGCGTCCGGTTCCGGCTGCGGGGCGGGCGGAGCGTCGCCGCCGTCAGCGGTGCCGGTTTCGACCTCGGGGCGGGGGAGTGTCTCGCCCTCGTCGGCGAGAGCGGCTGCGGCAAGTCCGTCCTCGCCTCGGCCCTCCTCGGGCTGCTGCCCGGGAACGCCGAGGCCTCCGGTACGGCCCTGCTCGCGGGCCCGGCGGGCGAGGACGGCGTCGATCTGCTCGCCGCCGACGAGAAGACCCTCGCCCGCACGGTACGGGGGCGCCGCGTCGGCCTCGTACCGCAGAGCCCCGCCGCCCATCTCACCCCCGTCCGCACCGTACGGTCCCAGCTTGAGGAGACCGTCCGCGCCCTCACTCGCACCGCCCGCCGGGCGCGCCGCAAGGCCGCCGAAGAGGCCGCCGAACGGGCCGCCTTCCCCGCCGGGCACCTCGACCGCTACCCGCACGAACTCTCCGGCGGCCTCGCCCAGCGCGCCGCCACCGCCCTCGCCCTCATCGGCGGCGCCCCCCTGCTGCTCGCCGACGAACCCACCACCGGCCTCGACCGCGACCTCGTCGACCGCACCGTCGACGAACTCCGCCGCCACGCCGACGACGGCCGCGCCCTGCTCCTCATCACCCACGACCTGGCCGCCGCCGCGCGGATCGCCGACCGCGTCGCCGTCATGTACGCGGGCCGCATCGTCGAAATCGCCCCCGCCCGGCGGTTCTTCGGCCCCACCGGGCCCCGCCACCCCTACGCCCGCGGCCTCCTCGACGCCCTCCCCGACCGGGCGTTCACCCCGATCCCCGGCATGCCCCCGGAACTCTCCGCACTGCCCGGGGGCTGCGCCTTCGCCCCGCGCTGCCCGCTCGCCACCGAACTCTGCGCCGACCGCCCCGCGTTCACCACGGGCGTCGCCTGCCACCACCCGGAGCACCCCCGTGCTTGA
- a CDS encoding ABC transporter permease, with product MADPRTHRLRLWSSALVVGVIVLAVLLVPPLVQLDEQAVDLSRKLLPPSWEHPFGTDDLGRDLLLRCVYGLRISLLVGLVAALVATVVGTAVGAAAGALGGWTDRTLMRIVDTFSSVPHLLLGIFVVALFRPGVWPVIASVAVTHWLSTARIVRAEVLSLRTRPFVDAAVSGGATRWRVTVRHLLPAVLPQAGLAAVLMIPHAMWHESALSFLGLGLPSHQASLGNLVQNARSSLLAGHGWPTLFPGLLLIVPTLAIAGLAGTWRDRLNPRRRSELML from the coding sequence ATGGCTGACCCGCGCACCCACCGCCTACGGCTCTGGAGCTCCGCCCTCGTCGTCGGCGTGATCGTCCTCGCCGTCCTCCTCGTGCCCCCGCTCGTCCAGCTCGACGAACAGGCCGTCGACCTCTCCCGCAAGCTGCTCCCGCCGTCCTGGGAACACCCCTTCGGCACCGACGACCTCGGCCGCGACCTCCTCCTGCGCTGCGTCTACGGCCTGCGGATCTCCCTTCTCGTCGGCCTCGTCGCCGCCCTCGTCGCCACCGTCGTCGGCACCGCCGTGGGCGCGGCGGCCGGGGCGCTCGGAGGCTGGACCGACCGCACCCTGATGCGGATCGTCGACACGTTCTCGTCCGTACCGCACCTGCTGCTCGGCATCTTCGTGGTCGCCCTCTTCCGGCCCGGCGTCTGGCCCGTCATCGCGTCCGTCGCCGTCACCCACTGGCTCTCCACCGCCCGGATCGTGCGCGCCGAGGTCCTCTCCCTGCGCACCCGGCCCTTCGTCGACGCGGCCGTCTCCGGCGGCGCCACCCGCTGGCGCGTCACCGTCCGGCACCTGCTCCCCGCCGTCCTGCCACAGGCCGGACTCGCCGCCGTCCTGATGATCCCGCACGCCATGTGGCACGAATCCGCGCTGTCCTTCCTCGGCCTCGGCCTTCCCAGCCACCAGGCCAGCCTCGGCAACCTCGTCCAGAACGCCCGCTCCTCACTTCTCGCCGGCCACGGCTGGCCCACCCTCTTCCCCGGCCTCCTTCTCATCGTCCCCACCCTCGCCATCGCCGGCCTCGCCGGCACCTGGCGCGACCGCCTCAACCCGCGCCGCCGATCGGAGCTGATGCTGTGA
- a CDS encoding ABC transporter permease, whose translation MKRRLPWGAMARMTGRRALAAVPVLLAVTLAVFAVAEASPFDPVKAYAGTAGLTASQENLDQLRANLGVDRPLLTRWWEWLTSALTGDLGDSAVMRRPVAEVIGERLGWSVLLAVTAFLVAIALGTLLGVLAGRRRGGLVDRAVSSAAYTLEAAPAFWLGLLAIWFFALKLGALPAGGLTDTGSDTVTADQVARHLVLPALVLGVSQLPWFFLYVRQGVGDALDEDPVRGARARGLRERTVLTGHALRSGMLPMLTLVGSRVPELITGALLVETVFSWPGIAAATVQAATSVDFPLLAALTVLATAAVLLGNLLSDLLYGLADPRVGFDG comes from the coding sequence GTGAAGCGCCGCCTCCCCTGGGGCGCCATGGCACGGATGACGGGACGCCGCGCCCTCGCCGCCGTCCCGGTCCTCCTCGCCGTCACCCTCGCGGTGTTCGCCGTCGCCGAAGCCTCCCCCTTCGACCCCGTCAAGGCCTACGCCGGCACCGCCGGACTCACCGCCTCGCAGGAGAACCTCGACCAGCTCCGCGCCAACCTCGGCGTCGACCGGCCCCTCCTCACCCGCTGGTGGGAGTGGCTCACCTCGGCCCTCACCGGCGACCTCGGCGACTCCGCCGTCATGCGCCGCCCCGTCGCCGAGGTCATCGGCGAACGCCTCGGCTGGTCCGTCCTCCTCGCCGTCACCGCCTTCCTCGTCGCCATCGCGCTCGGCACCCTCCTCGGCGTCCTCGCCGGACGCCGCCGCGGCGGCCTCGTCGACCGGGCCGTCAGCTCCGCCGCGTACACCCTGGAAGCCGCCCCCGCGTTCTGGCTCGGCCTCCTCGCCATCTGGTTCTTCGCCCTGAAACTCGGTGCCCTGCCCGCCGGAGGACTCACCGACACCGGCAGCGACACCGTCACCGCCGACCAGGTCGCCCGCCACCTCGTGCTGCCCGCGCTCGTCCTCGGCGTCTCCCAGCTGCCCTGGTTCTTCCTGTACGTCCGCCAGGGCGTCGGCGACGCCCTCGACGAGGACCCCGTGCGCGGCGCCCGCGCCCGCGGCCTGCGCGAACGCACCGTCCTCACCGGCCACGCCCTCCGCTCCGGAATGCTGCCCATGCTCACCCTCGTCGGCTCCCGCGTCCCCGAACTCATCACCGGCGCGCTGCTCGTGGAGACCGTCTTCAGCTGGCCCGGCATCGCCGCCGCCACCGTCCAGGCCGCCACCTCCGTGGACTTCCCGCTGCTCGCGGCCCTCACCGTGCTCGCCACCGCCGCCGTCCTCCTCGGCAATCTCCTCTCCGACCTCCTCTACGGACTCGCCGACCCGAGGGTGGGCTTCGATGGCTGA